A single genomic interval of Nocardioides nitrophenolicus harbors:
- the rpsR gene encoding 30S ribosomal protein S18: MAKAVVRKPKKKVCQFCKEKATGVDYKDTALLKKFISDRGKIRARRVTGNCVQHQRDVAIAVKNAREVALLPYTSAGR, encoded by the coding sequence ATGGCGAAGGCAGTCGTCCGCAAGCCGAAGAAGAAGGTTTGCCAGTTCTGCAAGGAGAAGGCCACCGGTGTCGACTACAAGGACACCGCCCTTCTGAAGAAGTTCATCTCCGACCGCGGCAAGATCCGCGCCCGTCGGGTGACCGGCAACTGCGTCCAGCACCAGCGGGACGTCGCGATCGCGGTGAAGAACGCCCGCGAGGTCGCGCTGCTGCCCTACACCTCCGCCGGTCGCTGA
- the rplI gene encoding 50S ribosomal protein L9 produces MKIILTQEVENLGAAGDVVEVKDGYGRNYLIPRGFGIRWTRGAQAQADSIKAARSARAVRDEAHAAELKAKLEGSPVDVKVKAGQGGRLFGAVTPADIAAALGEAAGEAIDKRTIVLGNPIKSLGNHAVSVKLHDEVSAAVALNVIPG; encoded by the coding sequence ATGAAGATCATCCTGACGCAGGAGGTCGAGAACCTCGGCGCTGCCGGTGACGTGGTGGAGGTCAAGGACGGCTACGGCCGCAACTACCTCATCCCCCGCGGCTTCGGCATCCGGTGGACCCGCGGTGCCCAGGCCCAGGCCGACTCGATCAAGGCCGCTCGCTCGGCCCGTGCCGTCCGCGACGAGGCCCACGCCGCCGAGCTGAAGGCCAAGCTCGAGGGCTCGCCGGTCGACGTCAAGGTCAAGGCCGGCCAGGGCGGCCGCCTGTTCGGTGCGGTCACCCCCGCCGACATCGCCGCCGCGCTCGGCGAGGCCGCCGGCGAGGCGATCGACAAGCGGACCATCGTCCTCGGCAACCCGATCAAGTCGCTGGGCAACCACGCGGTGTCGGTCAAGCTCCACGACGAGGTGTCCGCCGCGGTGGCCCTCAACGTCATCCCGGGCTGA
- a CDS encoding MATE family efflux transporter, giving the protein MSRARALDREIARLAFPAFLALVAEPLFLLGDAAVVGHLGTPELAGLGIAGTVVTTVVGLCIFLAYGTTAGVARQIGAGHRDAALAQGLDGLWLAVLLGLPATLLTALAADPLVAVFGASPDVVEPATTYLRVAALGLVPLLLILAGTGVLRGLQDTRTPLVVAVAGNLANLALNVVLVYGAGPVPRLGIAGSALGSVLAQTAMAVALVGVVVRSARREGASLRPHLPGVRAAARAGVPLIVRTLTLRASLLVTTYAVVLTATGTGSTAVPVATHQLAMTLWGFLAYVLDAIAIAAQAITGRFLGAGDLAATRAVTSRMLGWGIVSGVVTGLLLAAASPWLGALFTPDEGVRDALVPVLLVAAVAQPVAGVVFVLDGVLIGAGDGRYLARAGLVVLAGYAPLVLLTSALGAGLPWLWLVFGAVFMGGRLLTLVHRSRGDAWLVAGA; this is encoded by the coding sequence ATGAGCCGCGCCCGCGCGCTCGACCGGGAGATCGCCCGGCTCGCGTTCCCCGCCTTCCTCGCCCTGGTCGCCGAGCCGCTCTTCCTCCTCGGCGACGCCGCGGTCGTGGGCCACCTCGGTACGCCGGAGCTGGCGGGCCTCGGCATCGCCGGCACGGTCGTGACCACGGTCGTCGGGCTGTGCATCTTCCTCGCCTACGGCACCACCGCGGGCGTCGCCCGGCAGATCGGGGCCGGGCACCGCGACGCCGCGCTGGCCCAGGGTCTCGACGGCCTCTGGCTGGCCGTCCTCCTCGGCCTCCCCGCGACCCTGCTCACCGCGCTCGCCGCCGACCCCCTCGTCGCGGTGTTCGGGGCGTCCCCGGACGTGGTCGAGCCCGCCACGACCTACCTGCGGGTGGCCGCCCTCGGCCTGGTCCCGCTGCTGCTGATCCTCGCCGGGACCGGCGTGCTCCGCGGCCTCCAGGACACCCGGACCCCGCTCGTGGTGGCGGTCGCCGGCAACCTGGCCAACCTCGCGCTCAACGTCGTCCTCGTGTACGGCGCCGGCCCGGTCCCCCGCCTCGGCATCGCCGGCTCGGCGCTGGGCTCGGTGCTCGCCCAGACCGCGATGGCCGTGGCGCTCGTGGGCGTCGTGGTCCGCTCGGCACGTCGTGAGGGCGCCAGCCTCCGCCCGCACCTGCCCGGCGTCCGGGCGGCGGCCCGGGCCGGCGTACCACTCATCGTCCGGACGTTGACCCTGCGCGCCTCGCTCCTGGTCACGACGTACGCCGTCGTGCTCACCGCGACCGGGACCGGCAGCACCGCGGTGCCCGTCGCCACCCACCAGCTCGCGATGACCCTGTGGGGCTTCCTGGCGTACGTGCTCGACGCCATCGCGATCGCCGCGCAGGCGATCACCGGGCGCTTCCTCGGCGCCGGGGACCTCGCCGCCACCCGCGCGGTCACCAGCCGGATGCTGGGCTGGGGGATCGTCAGCGGGGTCGTGACCGGCCTGCTGCTCGCGGCGGCCAGCCCCTGGCTCGGCGCCCTGTTCACGCCGGACGAGGGGGTCCGGGACGCCCTGGTGCCGGTGCTGCTCGTCGCCGCCGTCGCGCAGCCGGTCGCGGGCGTGGTGTTCGTCCTCGACGGGGTGCTGATCGGTGCCGGCGACGGCCGCTACCTGGCCCGGGCCGGGCTGGTCGTGCTCGCGGGCTACGCTCCGCTCGTGCTGCTGACGAGTGCGCTGGGCGCCGGGCTCCCCTGGCTGTGGCTGGTGTTCGGCGCCGTCTTCATGGGCGGCCGGCTGCTCACCCTGGTCCACCGCTCCCGCGGCGACGCCTGGCTGGTGGCGGGCGCGTGA
- the dnaB gene encoding replicative DNA helicase, translating to MAAEQSVLGAMLISKDAIADVVEVIRGADYYRPAHEEIHEAILDLYSRGEPADMVTVAGELQRRGQLQKIGGAPYLHTLAANVPIAANAGFYAEIVYEKAILRRLVNAGTKIVQISYAGEGEVEGIVNEAQSEIYKVTDRNKSEDYAPLSDIMDGVLDEIEAMENREAGIYGVPTGFADFDELTNGFHAGQMIVVAARPAMGKALSLDTPLPTPTGWTTMGEVEVGDELYDAHGRPTRVVAATDVLMDRPCFRVEFSDGSTIVADAEHQWLTETRAARKSKWAADNHYNRAVNQNVVASVVTTEQIARTVRLGAEGRANHAVLNAAPLQTPSSPLPIPAYVLGAWLGDGHSDGARLTSETDEIPMYIEGLGIRCESRGRMLYSLQLPAREPIVRECEVCGSSFEARHPNVHTCGRTCGPKNKGAHPERFDCADCGGPSSGESQQCRDCYLDHGSFTALLRSVGVLGNKHIPLSYLRASEADRRELLAGLLDTDGTVSRQCGAVQFTTTSRRLADDVYELIVSLGYRCGVSRKKVRGRTERSSTAYNLNFSTVDDVFRLHRKALLHKETRPQSTTRIGRRYITSVTPIESVPVRCVQVDNDDHLYLAGRSMIPTHNSTLALDFCRAAAIHNNLTAAFFSLEMTRGEIVMRLLSAEARIPLNHIRNGKMGTEEWDRLARHVAKVSAAPMFIDDSPNMTMTEIRAKARRLKQKHDLKLMVIDYLQLMSSGKKVESRQLEVSEFSRQIKLLAKELEIPVIALSQLNRGPEQRADKRPAVSDLRESGSIEQDADMVVLLHRDDVYEKESTRPGEADLIVAKHRNGATRDIVVAFQGHYSRFVDMAH from the coding sequence ATGGCCGCCGAGCAGTCCGTGCTCGGCGCGATGTTGATCTCCAAGGACGCCATCGCCGACGTCGTCGAGGTGATCCGCGGGGCCGACTACTACCGCCCGGCCCACGAGGAGATCCACGAGGCGATCCTCGACCTCTACAGCCGCGGCGAGCCCGCCGACATGGTGACCGTCGCCGGCGAGCTCCAGCGCCGCGGCCAGCTGCAGAAGATCGGCGGCGCGCCGTACCTCCACACCCTGGCGGCCAACGTCCCGATCGCCGCCAACGCCGGCTTCTACGCCGAGATCGTCTACGAGAAGGCGATCCTGCGCCGCCTCGTCAACGCCGGCACCAAGATCGTCCAGATCAGCTACGCCGGCGAGGGCGAGGTCGAGGGCATCGTCAACGAGGCCCAGTCCGAGATCTACAAGGTCACCGACCGCAACAAGTCCGAGGACTACGCGCCGCTGTCCGACATCATGGACGGCGTCCTCGACGAGATCGAGGCGATGGAGAACCGGGAGGCCGGCATCTACGGCGTGCCCACCGGCTTCGCCGACTTCGACGAGCTCACCAACGGCTTCCACGCCGGCCAGATGATCGTCGTCGCGGCGCGGCCCGCCATGGGCAAGGCGCTCTCACTCGACACGCCGCTCCCGACGCCCACCGGGTGGACCACGATGGGGGAGGTCGAGGTCGGAGACGAGCTCTACGACGCCCACGGTCGCCCGACCAGGGTCGTCGCCGCGACCGACGTCCTGATGGACCGACCGTGCTTCCGCGTCGAGTTCTCCGACGGTTCGACCATCGTGGCCGATGCCGAGCACCAGTGGCTCACCGAGACCCGCGCAGCCCGGAAGTCGAAGTGGGCCGCCGACAACCACTACAACCGGGCGGTCAACCAGAACGTCGTCGCCTCCGTGGTCACGACCGAACAGATCGCCCGCACCGTGCGACTCGGCGCGGAGGGACGGGCGAACCACGCCGTCCTCAACGCCGCACCGCTCCAGACGCCTTCCTCGCCGCTGCCCATCCCGGCCTACGTCCTGGGTGCCTGGCTGGGTGACGGTCACAGCGATGGGGCGCGCCTGACCTCCGAGACCGACGAGATCCCCATGTACATCGAGGGGCTCGGCATCAGGTGTGAGAGCCGCGGCCGCATGCTGTACTCGTTGCAGCTGCCGGCCCGCGAGCCCATCGTGCGCGAGTGCGAGGTCTGCGGGTCGTCCTTCGAGGCCCGGCATCCGAATGTCCACACCTGCGGCCGGACCTGCGGGCCCAAGAACAAGGGCGCTCACCCCGAGCGGTTCGATTGCGCGGATTGCGGCGGTCCGTCCTCAGGAGAGTCGCAGCAGTGCCGCGACTGCTACCTCGACCATGGATCCTTCACCGCGTTGCTGCGCAGTGTGGGCGTGCTGGGCAACAAGCACATTCCGCTGTCGTACCTCCGCGCGTCCGAAGCCGATCGACGCGAACTGCTGGCCGGCCTCCTCGACACGGACGGCACGGTGTCCCGGCAGTGCGGTGCGGTGCAGTTCACCACCACCAGCCGTCGGCTGGCCGACGACGTCTACGAGCTGATCGTCAGCCTCGGATACCGCTGTGGAGTCTCCCGCAAGAAGGTGCGCGGCCGGACAGAACGGAGCTCCACGGCCTACAACCTGAACTTCTCGACCGTCGACGACGTCTTCCGGCTGCATCGCAAGGCGCTCCTGCACAAGGAGACCCGACCCCAGAGCACGACCCGCATCGGTCGTCGCTACATCACCTCGGTGACACCGATCGAGTCGGTTCCCGTGCGGTGCGTGCAGGTGGACAACGACGATCATCTGTACCTCGCGGGCCGCTCGATGATCCCGACCCACAACTCCACCCTCGCGCTCGACTTCTGCCGCGCGGCCGCCATCCACAACAACCTCACCGCCGCCTTCTTCAGCCTGGAGATGACGCGCGGCGAGATCGTCATGCGCCTGCTCTCCGCCGAGGCCCGGATCCCGCTCAACCACATCCGCAACGGCAAGATGGGCACCGAGGAGTGGGACCGCCTCGCCCGCCACGTCGCCAAGGTCTCGGCCGCGCCGATGTTCATCGACGACTCGCCCAACATGACGATGACCGAGATCCGCGCGAAGGCCCGCCGGCTCAAGCAGAAGCACGACCTCAAGCTGATGGTCATCGACTACCTCCAGCTGATGAGCTCCGGCAAGAAGGTCGAGTCCCGCCAGCTCGAGGTCTCCGAGTTCTCCCGCCAGATCAAGCTCCTCGCCAAGGAGCTCGAGATCCCCGTCATCGCGCTCTCCCAGCTCAACCGTGGTCCCGAGCAGCGCGCCGACAAGCGTCCGGCGGTCAGCGACCTTCGCGAATCCGGGAGCATAGAGCAAGATGCCGACATGGTCGTCCTGCTCCACCGCGACGACGTCTACGAGAAGGAGTCGACCCGCCCCGGCGAGGCCGACCTCATCGTCGCCAAGCACCGCAACGGCGCGACGCGCGACATCGTCGTGGCCTTCCAGGGTCACTACAGCCGGTTCGTCGACATGGCGCACTGA
- a CDS encoding VOC family protein, translating into MNITATAISLNVADVDASATWARRHLGFTEAMAADGFCSLEHEQAGFNLIYLRTGLASFKPATAAGAADGLLVVFTVDDIDARYERLRAEAVEIVTPIETEPWGERYFQMADPNGVIYQLVQWVEAP; encoded by the coding sequence ATGAACATCACCGCCACCGCCATCTCCCTCAACGTCGCCGACGTCGACGCCTCGGCCACCTGGGCCCGGCGCCACCTCGGCTTCACCGAGGCGATGGCCGCCGACGGCTTCTGCTCGCTCGAGCACGAGCAGGCCGGGTTCAACCTGATCTACCTGCGCACCGGCCTGGCCAGCTTCAAGCCGGCCACCGCCGCCGGCGCCGCCGACGGGCTGCTCGTCGTGTTCACCGTCGACGACATCGACGCGCGGTACGAGCGCCTGCGGGCCGAGGCCGTCGAGATCGTGACGCCGATCGAGACCGAGCCGTGGGGCGAGCGGTACTTCCAGATGGCCGATCCGAACGGGGTGATCTACCAGCTGGTGCAGTGGGTGGAGGCGCCGTGA
- a CDS encoding TetR/AcrR family transcriptional regulator has protein sequence MSATSTGGGEPSRTLALLWGDPSAGPRRKGPGRSVTVEQVVAAALALADEHGLAAVTTRALAERVGISAMSVYTYVPGKPELLDLMVDAVYLAMTRPPWRSRSWRSRLTRVAEANRDLLRAHPWLTEVAALSRPPLGPGVMAKYEHELAAYDGTGLSEVDTDAALSYLLGFVQAHCRAAHDAARASTDSALSDADWWAANQPILERAFDPAAYPRAVRVGAAAGAAQGSAWDADRAWRFGLARTLDGLAALIDPGPAPRGG, from the coding sequence GTGAGCGCGACCAGCACCGGTGGGGGAGAGCCGAGCCGGACCCTCGCGCTGCTGTGGGGGGATCCGTCGGCGGGCCCGCGGCGCAAGGGGCCGGGGCGGTCCGTGACCGTCGAGCAGGTGGTCGCGGCCGCGCTGGCGCTCGCCGACGAGCACGGCCTGGCCGCGGTCACGACCCGCGCGCTCGCCGAGCGGGTGGGGATCTCCGCGATGTCGGTCTACACCTACGTGCCCGGCAAGCCCGAGCTGCTCGACCTGATGGTCGACGCGGTCTATCTCGCCATGACGCGGCCTCCGTGGCGCAGCCGCTCGTGGCGCAGCCGACTCACCCGGGTCGCGGAGGCCAACCGCGACCTGCTGCGCGCGCATCCCTGGCTGACCGAGGTCGCGGCGCTGAGCCGGCCGCCGCTGGGGCCCGGAGTGATGGCGAAGTACGAGCACGAGCTGGCGGCGTACGACGGAACCGGGCTCAGCGAGGTCGACACCGATGCGGCCCTGAGCTACCTGCTCGGCTTCGTCCAGGCCCACTGCCGCGCCGCCCACGACGCCGCCCGGGCGAGCACCGACTCCGCGCTGAGCGACGCCGACTGGTGGGCCGCGAACCAGCCGATCCTCGAGCGCGCCTTCGATCCCGCGGCCTACCCGCGCGCGGTCCGGGTCGGCGCCGCCGCGGGGGCCGCCCAGGGGAGCGCGTGGGACGCCGACCGGGCCTGGCGCTTCGGCCTGGCCCGCACCCTCGACGGCCTGGCCGCGCTCATCGACCCGGGCCCGGCCCCTCGGGGTGGCTGA
- a CDS encoding MmcQ/YjbR family DNA-binding protein, with amino-acid sequence MASLDDVRPLADELERSYPVYVRNRLKFRVGQLVYAAFSLDETVMGFAFPKEERDALVAGAPDRFQLPAASDLRFHWVHATLAALEPVEARELVVDAWRMVVPKKLSRAYDLSHPEGPGPGR; translated from the coding sequence GTGGCGAGCCTCGACGACGTACGCCCGCTGGCCGACGAGCTGGAGCGGTCCTATCCCGTCTACGTCCGCAACCGGCTCAAGTTCCGCGTCGGCCAGCTCGTGTACGCCGCCTTCTCGCTCGACGAGACCGTGATGGGCTTCGCGTTCCCGAAGGAGGAGCGCGACGCACTGGTCGCCGGGGCGCCGGACCGGTTCCAGCTGCCCGCCGCGTCGGACCTGCGCTTTCACTGGGTGCACGCCACGCTGGCGGCCCTGGAGCCCGTGGAGGCGCGCGAGCTGGTCGTCGACGCGTGGCGGATGGTCGTACCGAAGAAGCTGTCCCGCGCGTACGACCTCAGCCACCCCGAGGGGCCGGGCCCGGGTCGATGA
- a CDS encoding VOC family protein: MTSGPTTTPRTGFGPVTQLAWVTDDLDATERALGATLGAVGWTRLPGIHFGPDACTLRGEPADFTADISLSYAGDLQLELIRPVAGASMYAEFLAERGPGLHHVCCEVASMDEALARAEAEGFAVVQAGAMAGGLMRFAYLDTAAAGASYVELAEVSPALREMFAQIKERSGRDPR; the protein is encoded by the coding sequence ATGACGTCCGGCCCGACGACGACTCCCCGCACCGGCTTCGGCCCGGTCACCCAGCTGGCCTGGGTCACCGACGACCTCGACGCGACCGAGCGGGCGCTGGGTGCGACCCTGGGTGCGGTCGGGTGGACCCGGCTGCCGGGCATCCACTTCGGTCCCGACGCGTGCACGCTGCGCGGCGAGCCGGCGGACTTCACCGCCGACATCTCGCTCAGCTACGCCGGCGACCTGCAGCTCGAGCTGATCCGACCGGTGGCCGGCGCCTCGATGTACGCCGAGTTCCTGGCCGAGCGCGGACCCGGGCTGCACCACGTGTGCTGCGAGGTGGCCTCGATGGACGAGGCGCTGGCGCGCGCCGAGGCGGAGGGCTTCGCGGTGGTGCAGGCGGGCGCGATGGCCGGCGGCCTGATGCGCTTCGCCTATCTCGACACGGCGGCGGCCGGCGCGTCGTACGTCGAGCTGGCGGAGGTCTCGCCGGCGCTGCGGGAGATGTTCGCCCAGATCAAGGAGCGGTCGGGCCGGGATCCTCGCTGA
- a CDS encoding MerR family transcriptional regulator, with product MLTIGQLASYAGVTIRTVRHYHQVGLLPEPERDRSGYRSYDAAAVVRLIRIRTLADAGVPLARVQDLLDADPETFAGAVAEIDQRLRAEIRELQQHRRRIAQLGSGDTLAVPPEVSAYLELVRAIGVPDEMLEAERDAWILIAARYPDQIGAFMADKRTQLEDPRTVRFYQLIGELLRSTDDEAEQLVHEMADLLVELFEEAAASGQLEQQDLAMDDSAFVQLLDSMADTHPQVIRLRELLAERGWAGWTNIERA from the coding sequence GTGCTGACGATCGGACAGCTGGCGTCGTACGCCGGCGTGACCATCCGGACCGTGCGCCACTACCACCAGGTCGGGCTGCTGCCGGAGCCGGAGCGGGACCGCTCCGGCTACCGGTCGTACGACGCCGCCGCGGTCGTGCGGCTGATCCGGATCCGCACCCTGGCCGACGCCGGCGTCCCCCTCGCCCGGGTCCAGGACCTGCTCGACGCCGACCCGGAGACCTTCGCCGGCGCGGTCGCCGAGATCGACCAACGGCTGCGCGCCGAGATCCGCGAGCTCCAGCAGCACCGTCGCCGGATCGCCCAGCTCGGCTCGGGCGACACCCTCGCGGTCCCGCCGGAGGTGTCGGCGTACCTCGAGCTGGTGCGGGCGATCGGCGTCCCCGACGAGATGCTGGAGGCCGAGCGGGACGCCTGGATCCTCATCGCGGCGCGCTACCCGGACCAGATCGGGGCGTTCATGGCCGACAAGCGGACCCAGCTGGAGGATCCGCGCACCGTGCGCTTCTACCAGCTCATCGGCGAGCTGCTGCGCAGCACCGACGACGAGGCCGAGCAGCTGGTCCACGAGATGGCCGACCTGCTGGTCGAGCTGTTCGAGGAGGCCGCCGCCAGCGGTCAGCTCGAGCAGCAGGACCTGGCGATGGACGACTCGGCCTTCGTCCAGCTGCTCGACTCGATGGCCGACACCCATCCCCAGGTGATCCGGCTGCGCGAGCTGCTCGCCGAGCGCGGCTGGGCCGGCTGGACGAACATCGAACGGGCCTGA
- a CDS encoding ABC transporter permease has translation MSTLVLRDTRTLLGRSLRHILRSPDTIITTAITPIAMLLLFVYVFGAAIDSGDGKYVNYLLPGILLITVASGIAYTSYRLFLDLQGGIFERFLSMPIARSAALWGHVLTSLVANAISVVLVVLVALLMGFRSGAGLVAWLGVAGLLVLFTLALTWLAVIAGLAARSPDGAGGFAYPIIFLPFISSAFVPTDGMPGPVRWFAEHQPVTSIVNTLRALLGEQPVGADGWLALAWCAGLLVLAYALAMRAYRRRFA, from the coding sequence ATGAGCACGCTCGTCCTGCGCGACACCCGCACCCTGCTCGGCCGCTCGCTGCGCCACATCCTGCGCAGCCCGGACACCATCATCACCACGGCGATCACGCCGATCGCGATGCTGCTGCTGTTCGTCTACGTCTTCGGCGCGGCGATCGACAGCGGCGACGGGAAGTACGTGAACTACCTGCTGCCCGGGATCCTGCTGATCACCGTGGCCTCGGGGATCGCGTACACGTCGTACCGGCTGTTCCTGGACCTGCAGGGCGGCATCTTCGAGCGCTTCCTGTCGATGCCGATCGCCCGCTCGGCGGCGCTGTGGGGCCACGTGCTGACCTCGCTCGTCGCCAACGCGATCTCGGTCGTGCTGGTCGTGCTGGTCGCCCTGCTGATGGGCTTCCGGTCCGGCGCCGGGCTCGTCGCCTGGCTCGGCGTGGCCGGCCTGCTGGTCCTGTTCACCCTCGCCCTGACCTGGCTCGCGGTGATCGCCGGGCTGGCGGCCAGGTCGCCCGACGGCGCGGGCGGGTTCGCCTACCCGATCATCTTCCTGCCGTTCATCAGTTCCGCGTTCGTGCCGACCGACGGGATGCCGGGGCCGGTGCGCTGGTTCGCCGAGCACCAGCCGGTCACCTCGATCGTGAACACCCTGCGCGCCCTGCTCGGCGAGCAGCCGGTCGGCGCAGACGGGTGGCTCGCGCTGGCCTGGTGCGCCGGGCTGCTGGTGCTCGCCTACGCCCTCGCGATGCGCGCCTACCGCCGCCGGTTCGCCTGA
- a CDS encoding ABC transporter ATP-binding protein: MTTEHSPAEHPGPAIRVAGVTKSFGELKVLDGVDLEVAPGSIQALLGSNGAGKTTLIRILATLLKPDAGTASVHGFDVAAQPDRVRESFSLTGQFAAVDEILTGRENLVLVGRLRHLPDPGRVADELLARFSLTDAGGRRAGTYSGGMRRRLDIAMSLIGEPPVIFLDEPTTGLDPQARIEVWQAVRELAAGGTTVLLTTQYLDEAEELADRIAILHQGRIIVEGTLAELKALLPPARVEYVEKQPTLEEIFLALVGAES; this comes from the coding sequence ATGACCACCGAACACAGCCCTGCGGAGCACCCCGGCCCCGCGATCCGGGTCGCCGGCGTGACCAAGTCCTTCGGCGAGCTGAAGGTCCTCGACGGCGTCGACCTCGAGGTCGCCCCCGGCAGCATCCAGGCCCTGCTCGGCTCCAACGGCGCGGGCAAGACCACGCTGATCCGGATCCTCGCCACCCTGCTGAAGCCCGACGCCGGTACGGCGAGCGTGCACGGCTTCGACGTGGCGGCGCAGCCCGACCGGGTGCGCGAGTCGTTCAGCCTGACCGGGCAGTTCGCGGCCGTCGACGAGATCCTCACCGGTCGCGAGAACCTGGTGCTGGTCGGGCGACTGCGCCACCTCCCGGACCCCGGACGGGTCGCCGACGAGCTGCTCGCCCGGTTCTCGCTGACCGACGCGGGCGGCCGGCGCGCCGGTACCTACTCCGGCGGCATGCGCCGCCGGCTCGACATCGCGATGAGCCTGATCGGCGAGCCGCCGGTCATCTTCCTCGACGAGCCGACGACCGGCCTGGACCCGCAGGCGCGGATCGAGGTGTGGCAGGCGGTGCGCGAGCTGGCCGCGGGCGGCACCACGGTGCTGCTCACCACGCAGTACCTCGACGAGGCCGAGGAGCTGGCCGACCGGATCGCGATCCTGCACCAGGGCCGGATCATCGTCGAGGGCACCCTCGCCGAGCTGAAGGCGCTGCTGCCGCCGGCCCGTGTCGAGTACGTCGAGAAGCAGCCGACGCTCGAGGAGATCTTCCTCGCGCTGGTCGGCGCCGAGAGCTGA
- a CDS encoding YnfA family protein, whose translation MDLIRSIPLFVLAAIAEIGGAWLVWQGVREHRGWLWIGAGVIALGLYGFVATLQPDAHFGRILAAYGGVFVAGSLLWGMALDGFRPDRYDVAGALVCLLGVAIIMYAPRSS comes from the coding sequence ATGGACCTGATCCGCTCGATCCCGCTGTTCGTGCTCGCCGCGATCGCCGAGATCGGTGGCGCCTGGCTGGTCTGGCAGGGGGTCCGCGAGCACCGCGGCTGGCTCTGGATCGGCGCCGGGGTGATCGCGCTCGGGCTCTACGGCTTCGTCGCGACGCTGCAGCCGGACGCGCACTTCGGCCGGATCCTCGCGGCGTACGGCGGGGTCTTCGTGGCCGGCTCCCTGCTGTGGGGGATGGCCCTCGACGGCTTCCGGCCCGATCGCTACGACGTCGCCGGTGCCCTGGTGTGCCTGCTCGGGGTGGCGATCATCATGTACGCGCCCCGGTCGAGCTGA
- a CDS encoding RrF2 family transcriptional regulator, with amino-acid sequence MRMNEGVEWAAHVCVLLHWLHDDRADPAPVPVARLAEAYELPAPYLVKQVQALTRAGITESVPGKNGGVRLARPAAEITLMDVVAAIEGPDDAFACTEIRQRGMNQDRPARDFTQPCGIAHAMRAAELAWRRELAATSVLDLVAATPRSIAADARRHFARA; translated from the coding sequence ATGCGGATGAACGAGGGCGTCGAGTGGGCCGCTCACGTCTGCGTGCTGCTGCACTGGCTCCACGACGACCGGGCCGACCCCGCTCCGGTGCCGGTGGCGCGGCTGGCGGAGGCCTACGAGCTGCCGGCTCCGTACCTCGTCAAGCAGGTGCAGGCGCTCACCCGGGCCGGCATCACCGAGTCGGTCCCGGGCAAGAACGGCGGCGTCCGGCTCGCGCGTCCGGCCGCCGAGATCACCCTGATGGACGTCGTCGCCGCGATCGAGGGACCCGACGACGCCTTCGCCTGCACCGAGATCCGGCAGCGCGGGATGAACCAGGACCGTCCGGCGCGCGACTTCACCCAGCCCTGCGGCATCGCGCACGCCATGCGCGCCGCCGAGCTGGCCTGGCGCCGCGAGCTCGCCGCCACCTCCGTCCTCGATCTGGTCGCGGCCACCCCGCGCAGCATCGCCGCCGACGCGCGGCGTCACTTCGCGCGCGCCTGA
- a CDS encoding carboxymuconolactone decarboxylase family protein has product MTRTRTNDASPETFQALIALDSRMKKSLGPVLYDLVKLRASQLNGCAYCVDMHATDLERRGTPSRKLHGVAAWQESPFFDATERVALAFTERLTGGIDAIDDALWEEAGRLLGDERRADLIVAVGTINTWNMTGITTHLQPEGELVPA; this is encoded by the coding sequence ATGACCCGCACCCGCACCAACGACGCCTCCCCGGAGACCTTCCAGGCGCTGATCGCCCTCGACAGCCGGATGAAGAAGTCCCTCGGCCCGGTCCTCTACGACCTGGTCAAGCTGCGCGCCTCCCAGCTCAACGGCTGCGCGTACTGCGTAGACATGCACGCCACCGACCTCGAGCGGCGCGGTACGCCGAGCCGCAAGCTGCACGGCGTCGCCGCCTGGCAGGAGAGCCCGTTCTTCGACGCGACCGAGCGGGTGGCGCTCGCCTTCACCGAGCGGCTCACCGGCGGCATCGACGCGATCGACGACGCGCTGTGGGAGGAGGCCGGCCGGCTGCTCGGCGACGAGCGCCGCGCCGACCTGATCGTCGCCGTCGGCACGATCAACACCTGGAACATGACCGGCATCACCACCCACCTCCAGCCGGAGGGGGAGCTCGTCCCGGCCTGA